In Proteus vulgaris, the following are encoded in one genomic region:
- a CDS encoding H-NS family nucleoid-associated regulatory protein: MKDHEEFSTLSAAERRELIIAELKRKSRIRTLLRGLPLDEVREIIDRMKGVLNELEEEYKKREEEEKEKRAQAERIMSDMESCGVDIGLLNEMFTSRSEPDNAKYSKDGVSWSGQGRRPDAFKGLGAVELERYRIPQKK; the protein is encoded by the coding sequence ATGAAAGACCACGAGGAGTTCTCTACGCTATCAGCGGCTGAACGTAGAGAGTTAATAATCGCAGAGTTAAAGCGTAAAAGCCGCATTCGCACCCTGTTGCGAGGACTCCCGTTAGATGAAGTTCGGGAGATCATTGACAGAATGAAGGGCGTTCTCAATGAACTGGAGGAAGAGTACAAAAAGCGAGAAGAAGAAGAAAAAGAAAAGCGAGCTCAGGCTGAGCGAATAATGAGCGACATGGAATCCTGCGGTGTGGACATCGGCTTGCTCAACGAAATGTTCACGAGCAGATCAGAACCTGATAATGCTAAATATTCAAAAGACGGAGTTTCGTGGAGTGGGCAAGGACGTCGCCCGGATGCTTTCAAGGGGTTGGGAGCTGTCGAGCTGGAGCGCTACCGTATCCCACAGAAGAAGTAA